The following is a genomic window from Ignavibacteria bacterium.
GTATTCAGGATATGATTTACGATTTGATGTCATTACGATTATGATGGGAGAAGAAATTGTTATCGACCACATCGAGAATGCGTTTTGACTCGTGTGTCATCCTGAGCATAGCGAAGGATCCCATTGCAAAGGAATGGGGATTCTTTCCCAAAGGGATGGCTATGCCACACTTCGTTCAGAATGACATAATATTTTAATGACACTTGTTAAGTTTTTGTAACCACAAAATAATCAGTTGAAAATCCCCACCTTAATGAATATTTTTAGAAATATTTTTGTTTTCTCAAGTTAGTATCCGTAATTCCCACTTTTTTTAAAACCTCTTTTAACAAATAATAATTGGCAGAAGAAAAAAAATATAGCTCCTCATTAGACATTGATGATGAATTGATTGATGAAATACATCAGTTAATTGCGTCACGGTCGGATGCCATATTGAAAACAATTCTGACCGATTTATATAACTACGATATCGCTGTTCTTATCAATAATCTTAAAGAAGATGAGGATGCGGCTTATCTATTTTCATTGCTTGATGATGAAACGGCTTCGGAAGTAATTCTTGAAGTTTATGATGAACGAAGAGATTTTATAGTTGAACAGCTTGGCAAAGATAAAATTTCCGATTTAGTAGGGGAAATGCATTCCGATGATGCTGCCGACTTCGTTTCAGAACTTGAAGAAGATGTTGCCGAACAGGTTTTAACAGAGCTTGAGAAAGAGGATAAGGAAGATTCTGATGAAATCCGTGAACTCTTACGTTATGATGAGAATACCGCAGGCGGTATCATGGCAAAAGAGTTTATTGCTGTTAATCAACGATTGACTGTAGCTGAAGCAGTAAATATAGTTCAAGAAAAAGCGGAGGAAATAGACCAATTTTATAATCTTTTGGCTGTAGATGACAACGGTAAACTTACAGGAATTATTTCTTTAAAAAGATTAATTATTGCACTAAAAAATCCTGAGCAGATTTTGCTTCAGGTAATGAATCCCGATGTTATTTCGGTTGAAGCTGACGTTGACCAGCAGGAAGTTGCAAAAATAATGCAGAGCTATGACCTTGTCTCTCTGCCTGTTGTCGATGAGCAAGACCGTTTGATAGGGCGGATTAGTATCGATGACGTTATCGACGTCATAGAAGAAGAATTCACCGAAGACGTTGCAAAGATGACGGGTACCGATGCTGAAGAGCTTGAAAAGAAATCTCCGTTTGAAATTGCAAAGCTCCGTCTTCCCTGGATACTTGTAACATTAGGAATTGAAATCATTGCAA
Proteins encoded in this region:
- the mgtE gene encoding magnesium transporter, with amino-acid sequence MAEEKKYSSSLDIDDELIDEIHQLIASRSDAILKTILTDLYNYDIAVLINNLKEDEDAAYLFSLLDDETASEVILEVYDERRDFIVEQLGKDKISDLVGEMHSDDAADFVSELEEDVAEQVLTELEKEDKEDSDEIRELLRYDENTAGGIMAKEFIAVNQRLTVAEAVNIVQEKAEEIDQFYNLLAVDDNGKLTGIISLKRLIIALKNPEQILLQVMNPDVISVEADVDQQEVAKIMQSYDLVSLPVVDEQDRLIGRISIDDVIDVIEEEFTEDVAKMTGTDAEELEKKSPFEIAKLRLPWILVTLGIEIIAIFVIKSHDAILERVILLAAFMPIISAISGNTGLQTAAIIVRAIDTGYVNISTWWKPLAKQMSTTLIIAFVVGCLTGLIGYIMMDGNKSAFGLTVGISMFVSINIAGLMGTCVPMISKRFGLDPAITSGPFETAFQDVVGISIFLSIATYMLSHLN